The window GGCcgggtcctcgacgccgacggccttgcgCAGGTCGTACAGGAACAGCGTCCgggccagcgccgtcgacatcTCGGCGTACGCCAGCCCCTTGCCGATACACCCGCGCGCGCCGATGGAGAAGGGGCAGAAGGCGCTCTGGGCCCGCGCCacgtcctcctccgtcgtcgcccggcCTCCGAACGCCGGGTTCGCCTCGCCGACGATCCACCGCTCCGGCGCGTACGCGTACGCCGACGGGTAATACGCCTCGTTGTGGTGGATCGTGTAGTGCGGcgtgccgacgacggtgccctcGGGCACGcgggcgccgtcgatggtcgcgccgccggcgagcacCTCGCGCGGGAGGAGGCCGCCCACCGAGGGGGACAGGcgcatggcctcgtcgatgcaGGCGCGGAGGTAGTTGCACGTGTTGAGCGCCGCGCCCTGGCGGATGtcctcgacgttggcgaacttgccgcgcacctcggccgtcacTCGCTCGAGGGCCGCTGCGTTGCGGACGAGGTAGAAGAGCGTCgcggccatggccgtcgatgttgtgtcggcgccggcgatgatACTATTGAGGGGGAAAGGTTTCTTCTGTCAGCGTTGCTGCGCGCGTGTGACTAACACTTCACTCCCGTCTTTCTGCCATCCCCCCATCTcgactactactactactactactactggGCAGTGAGTGTACTTACAGCAGATTCGACTCGCCCCAGAGCTCCGGCACCGAGAAGCCCTGCCCCGTCTCCGGGTCGCGCGCCTTGAGGAGGTAGTAGAAGAAGTCGCGTCGGTCAGTGTCCTCGCCCATCTTGGTGCGTTCCGTCAGCTGCCCCTTGCTGTAGGCCATGTACCGCGCGCGGCCGGCCGCGATGGTCGGAAACAGGAGCCTGTcgagcttgagcttgtcgacgaTGGGCATCGTGCCGCACTGTTTGTTTTCCCCGCCCGTCAGTCCAGGTTGCTGTCACATCACAGGTTGATATATAAGGGGGCCGAGGGGGGCACGTACGAGAAGATGCCTCTTGGTCGCCGCGGCAATCAAGTCCAGCGCGAACCGGTTATCGGGTGCCTCCAGCATGTGGAACGCCTTGCCGAACGACAGGTCCCCGAGGATGTCCATGGCCAGGTAGTTGCACCAGTCGGCCATGTTCTTGGGCGTCGACCAGCCCTTGGTCTCATCCGaggcgccgcggccgaccTCGGTCGTGAAGGCGCGCACGTTGCCCAGGATGTAGCgctccatctccttcatgGCGCTGTCAGAGAAGCCGTGGGCGAGCACGCGGCGCTTGCGCGCGTGGATCTCCTTGTCGCGCGCGTTGTGCGTGTTGGGCGCCGGGTGGACGAAGGCATCGTAGAACTCGGCCTTGCGCACGTTGGTGCGGAAGCCGTAGATGTCCTTgagcgacgtcgccgagtTGAACGAGAGCGAGTTGGGGCCGAAGCGGACGACGTTGCCTAtttgtgcgtgtgtgtgttaGTAAGTGAGCGGCGTTTGCTTCacgacgagacgaggagAACATGAGGAATGAGATGCGGACGGGTCAAGTGTGAGATGAGACGAGACAGAACTATTACGCACCGTATTGGTTGTGAAGCTTGTAAAAGTCCAGGTGGCGGTCGCCATTCCACGCGTGGTAGAGCTGGTAGCCATCCGTGATCTTGGCGATCAAGGGGCCCGGGTACTTGGCCAGcgggtggaagaagaggcggTAGACGACGATGCCAGTGACCTATGGAGGGTTTCCGTGCTGTCAGTTCGGATGCAACTCTCGCTCATTGTGCCATATCCCAAGATCTTTCCAGAGTGAAGCccacagagagagagggactTACGTATACGACGCCTGCTACGGCGGCAAAACCcagccagagccagagaTGACTCGTCTCGGGCGCCATGATCGTTTGTTCTCAGAggagggtgggggggaggggggaagacgGGAGTTCCAATAATCAGATGCCGAGTTttgttttccctcttctttcaactgtgagagggagaggaaaaaAGACAAAATCCAACAATGGGAGGTCTCTTCTCAGGGTTCGATTCGGTTGTAACTTGTAAGAAACACAGAAAACCACCGgaccctttttcttttttggcTACTACACAACTAATccagaagaaaaaggagagaCAGGAACCCTCCGTCCCGTCCGTCCCGGCGGACATCCTCTCGCTCTTATTGTCTCGTCATGCACCCGGGAGGGAGCAAAAGACGAAAAAGCTTAGCCCCTTCCAACACACGCCCGcccccaaaaatgcctcCTGCTCGGCTTTCCACGGTCCAAGATGGAACCCAAAGATGGAACCCGAGATGGagtgggcgggcgggtggaCGGACGGGCGGGCAGAGACAGGTATCGTTTGGGGTATGTCCCCCACTACCACTACCTACGCTGCACGCTGTACTTCTCCTCCAGCGTTCCAACAGCAAAGCTGCCCTTTCATCTCATGGCGCGGCGGGCAATCTCCTGGGACCTTTCCTGTTCGGGGGTCCATCCTGGGACCGGACCCGGCGTTCGCGGCTAGTCGCGGGGGGGGGTCTTTTggtgtacatcgtacacatTACGATGTACAAGACACCACGCTCTGTATCAAGCTGATACTGTTGTGGTGTAGGTCTCTGGTGACGGCCTACCCCAGCTTTTTCACCCGCAGCTAACCACCCTACCCCAAGATCAGATCCCCATCCGAGCCCAGAAATCCCACATAAAATCCCCGCACCCGTTTCGTAACTCGAGGCATGTGAACCAACGAGAGGCGACGTGATGACAAGAACCCCCCGTCATGCTGCAGGCCTATTACTAAATggtccccctcccgccctcctcccccagcCCCCAAGGTCATCTCTGTTGTCTCTTTTGCTGCAAAgttttcccccctttctttcctgtCCTTGAAGAGTTGGAGAAGGACAAAAACGAGTTGTTGTCAGCGGCGAGCTTCGGGTACCGGCGACAAGTGGAGTCCCCAAAACGGAGAGCGGTAGGGAATTCCGCCCCAGGTCCGCCCTCGATTCTCGTTTGGCGCCGGCCCGAGATGTCCTTAAGCCGTTTTTCTGTTGCCGTGCATCCGTGAGAACCGTGGCTGTTCTCGCGAGAATGGCCCCATACCTATGTACGATACAGATACCCTGTACACTACTCCTACATTGTACAGAGTAACTCTGTCGCCTGCTGAGGAaagctacctacctaactaACCTCGGGCAAATAAATGGATTGCGTAGCTCAGCCAACACAGGGAAGTTGATTTGCTGCATTAGGTAAGCTGATCGAGATCCAGATGTTGTGGGTAGGTCTATCATCGGCTTGGAGGCTTCGGATCTGAAGGCAATCAATCTTCAGGGCCGACTCGGCGACGATGCTCGCATGAGGAAGGTCGTACAAGAGATGGACGGAACTCCGCAATGTCTTATCGAGCCTCGCCCTCCGTATGGTCCGTCAACTGTGTGTACCTAGTCCTAGTACTGACGGCTTCGTCAGCAACACCATCCACGCCATGACAAGCCGAGGATCTTCATcaccttcccttctcccGTCTTCAATACTATCTATCATCCATCCCACACGTTAACCGGTCATGTACACTCAATGTATTAGTATATGTCTCACTGCCTCATAAATAAACACCCGACATTACACCTCCCATCACCCTTCGTGGCACGTATACTCCCCTCCATAACCCCCAAACCCCTAAACCCCATGCCACATAATACCCCATAAACTCATATTCCATAACTCAGTGATTGTAGTATCTCGGCTCGCTGAAAACGTGGTACCGGTGGTCGCGCACGCCTTGGCCCCGGAACATGCCCGGGAACCGCCAGCCCTGCggcacctcctcctccgccacgcGTTTGTTGcgcgtctcgtcgtccaccGCCTCGATCCGCTgcacctcctccttggtctgCGGGATCACAAACTTGGCCACTTGCAGCTCCGTATCCGTGATGGTGCTGCGGCTGACGCGCGCGTACCCCGTGCGCTTGAGGCCCTTGTAAAGGATGTACTCGCACCACCGGTCCCAGTCGCTCGGGTCCACATCGTGCATCCCCGACGTGCTGCTGACATACGTGTTGTAGTTGCCCTCCAGAGGCTTCGTCACGAGGTACGACAGCAGCACCGACGGGTTCTTGGACTCGCCCATGAGCTTCGAGAGGTACTCCGTCTGCAGCCGCCGGTCTTCGGGGTCCTCCTCCTGGCCCGAGTGGAACACGAATACGTCCACTTCCTGCCCGTACACGTCCAGGGTCGCGGCGATGGCCGgcgccagctcgccgacggggcTCGGCAGGAGGTGGTGCGTCGACTTGAGGATCGGGAATTTGGAAAGCAGCGCCGAGCCCCACGTGTGCTTGTTCGGGCCCGGGCCGTAGTCGACGTACatgccgaggtcctcggcgaggaactGCGTCGTGTCGCGGTTGCCCATGATGATACGTTGAAGGTCCGACTCGAGGAGACCGACCACGTCCAGCTCCAACTCCTTGATCAGATCGCGCATGCGGTACTCGGATGACCACATGTCGTTGTCCAGCGAGAAGTGGATCGTCCAGATGCCGGCCGTCATAATGCGGTCCTCCGCATGGTAGGGCTTGTAGTCGTTCGTGGGGAACCGCATGAAtgccgcggcgaggaagacaacgttgacgaaggcggccgcgACCGTGTGATACTTCTTATGCTGCGACGGAGATGAACGACGGgtctcgcggcggcgggcttgcgACGAGGTCAGgtcgaagacgccggcgccgatcaGGAGGAAAGTCGTGATCATGACCCAGTCAGTGTGCTCGCGCACAAGAGGGCCACCGGGGACGAAGGCGTAGGCGACAACCCAGACGTGGAACAGGACCATGACGTTGTAGATGAAGAACCCGAGACCAAACGTCGTTCCTGGGCTTCTCTTGGCCGCGTTGGAGAGAAACGGAACGGAAAGGCCCATGAGGTAGACCGCAGTCGTCAGCGCGCCGTAGTAGCCGAACCAGTGGTGGTAAGATGtcaagacggcggcgccaacacAGCCGATGCCGTAGGCAGTCCACGAGCTCATGACAGCAGGCCGGTACAGGCCCATCAGGAGACCAGCAGTCATGGCGACGGCAGTCATCCAGCCGTACGTGTTGGATGTAGGTCCCCGGATCGGGTAGCCGTCCCAGACCCAGAGAATCATGGTGCTCGTATCGGAGAGCAGGGAATGCATGCCGAAGAACAGACCACCGACACcaaaggcggcgaggagagaCGAGCCGCGCTTCTGAGAGTCCTCGGGGTAGTCGCCGGCAGTCAGGGGCGTCCTCCTAGTAAAGCGCAGggcggcgacaacggcgatGGCAAAGCCTGTCGCATTCCAGCCCCCGTTGGCGGCGTGCATGACGGGCCATAGGGGGTTGTTGGTCCACCAGATAAACTTggccgtggacgaggcaaTAAGACCGATGGTCCACGCCAGAATCTTGGACTCTAGGCGGCTCTGGTGCGCTCTCTCGGACCATAGCGTGGCGGTCCAGGCGAGGCAGGAcgtggcgacggcgaagcccaCAGTGAAGAGACGGTAGGCAGGGTCGGTTACTTGATATGCCAGCAGACCGACCAGCGAGACGAGGTGAACGGCCCGCTGGTTGCTGACGACAAGGGACCGGATTCCGCGGATTCCCAGGACGGCGGGCAGAATGGTGGACATGACGAAGGCCTCGTATCCCGAAATGCCCATGTGCCACAGCGGGAAGTACCACACGCACACGCCGAGGCCGGTCAGCATGGTCCAGAAGATGAAACCGTGGTAAacatcggcggcggtgtcAAGGGCACCCGCCCACGTGAAGGGACCGGTCAAAACCCCGGCCGTGGCCTTTTCCTTCCTGCAATCGATCGAGTCAGCTTCGTGCGCCTGGTGAACCTTCGATATCGGGGCAGGGGAGACTTACTCCTTCTCCAAAACGGCAGACGGAACTGAGGACCGGTTTTCACTGTGTCGAGACTTAGACTATGCGCTCCCAAATGGATTGTAGTTTTTTATTGTGGCCTGATGTACAAGTATGTACTTGACTCTATTTCGGAAGCCATTGGACGTACCCCTTGCTTGCTCCCCGGACATCCTTGATGACCACTTCGAAAGTGCTGAAGTCGAGGGCCGTGACGGCGTCAAAGGCGACAtcgaagaggatgagggccCATTCGAAGAAGGCGTAGATGGTGTAGGCTATGCGGCGTCAGTTCTGAGGTTTCCAAGGTTCGCGACGCGCGTCTTTGCCGAGCAAACTTACCTCCGGCGACGCGGTGAACCTTATGTTGGATGAAGAAGTAGATCAAGGGCACCAGAGTTCCGAAGAAGGACGAAGCAATCCATTTGCGGTACTTGATCGCCTGGGGGTTCGGCGGGCTCAGCAGAACGCAGCCAATGGTCCAGGGCAGAGATGCGACAATGTAGGAGATCATGAAGATGTCGTGCCAGTCGTGGTCGTCGGTCGAGGTGACGTAGGTGAACCCGCCGCACATGACGGTGCGCAGGATGCCCATTGCGAAGGTGAACTTGGGCAGCGTCTGGCCGGGTCTCCTCGTCAGGAGATACCACAGGCCGACGAGAGCGAAGCGCGGGCCTGaggtgatggcgatgaagaaCATGTAGAAAGACCGCTCGGGGTATCGGTCGCCAATggtcgccgagacggagggaAACCACTCTTCGGGGTATCCGTACCACTCATTCTGGACAATCTTGTGGTAGTGCAGCGAAACACCGACGATGAATGCGCTGATGAATGCACCTATTGTGGGAGTGACATGTCAGCTTGCGGGAGCTCTTTCGTGCTTGACGCCGTACGAGTTAGATAGAGCAATCGGGAGCGGAGGGGAGACtagtgctgctgctgccccccgATGCCACGCGCAACATCGCGATAGCTTCAGGTTTCGCGCCGACTTACTGTAAGCTACGGTGGTGTGCAACCAGCTGACCCATTGGCCATTGAAGACCAACGCGACGCCGCtgtccttgcccttgtaCTTGGACGACATGGTGAACCTTCTTGGGGGAAGCTTCTTATCCTTCTCTTCGTCTTTTTCTTGCTTTTATTCCGTCTTCTCAGCTCACGCGGCGGCAAAATAacaaagagaaaagaagctCATCCGGCGGATCCGGCGAGCAACCAAGTGCAGTTGACAAGAGGGAAGAgtggatggaggggggggagagggagagaagagcaGAAATAGGGCGAGCAATTGTGCAGGGAATCGGCACAAAACAACAATTTGGCAAGCCCaggcagagcagagcagacCGCACACCAGGAATCCTCCGTACGCCTTGCCTCGGCGGcccgagggaggggggaagggatgCAACACTGCGCGCGCAgtgcgggcggcgcggcgggcgcggaTTGAACGGGATCGGTGATCGAAAAGCGAATCGCGTGGTTGGGCTGTCCAGGTTCCGGTTCTTTTTTGCGACAGTGCGGCGACCCCCCCGCTGGACCGTGGAGCTCGTGTTGACGATGACTTTGCCCTGGTTACGGCGACAAGGAAGATGACTGAATAGAGGGCCTGGTCggtggatgtggatgtggatgtggatgacAAGGTTTTGACAGAGCGAGAAAAAAGAGCCACTGGAGCTTCTTTTGGCACAGCTCGAAGCAACAGGCCTGGTCAGTCCGCCTTTGGCCTAGCGTTCGCAGGGGTGACAGGGGGAGCTTGGCGCAAGGCTGAAGAGGCCAGCCACACATGCCAGGGAACCACTCAGAGTCCACTCTCGGTAAGCACAAGCCACACCTAAGCTCCGTCTCCACTTTATTTTGAACCGGCCTTTTCAGCCTTGCcgacttttttttttccttgtCCAATATTCTTCAGTACGGACGGACACAGTTCTGGGTATCTACACTGCGTACTTGTGACCGGGCGACTCGACTGCACTCGAACACAGCACAACCTCCAGTCTCGCACTCCAAATCGCAATCATGTCCGTCGCCGAAAAGGCCCGCTTCTACTTGGAGCGCTCCGTTCCCCAATTGCGCGAatgggaggagaaggagataTTCACAAAGGTAcgagacagagacagacacTGAcgcaaccccctcccccctcctcgtcaaccaTGTGCAATATACGCACActacacacacacctacACACGACATTCGCAACGCAATATCTAACCCAGCCTAGGATGAGATCCGCACCATCGTCCAGAAGCGCAGCGACTTCGAGCACCGCATCCTCGCCCCCCGTTCCAAACCCGACGACTTCAGCGCCTACGCCAAGTGGGAGCACTCCCTCGAGACCCTCCGCGCCAAGCGCTGCAAGCGCATGAAGATCGGTCACGTCGTCTCCCAGCACACGAGCCAGGCGcgcgtcctcgccatctACGAGCGCGCCGTCAACAGGCACCCCGGCCGCAAGGACCTCTGGCTCGAGTACCTTGCCTACACGGCCGATGTCAAGGCCACGAAGCGCTGGCGCcgcaccatggccgccgccctgcgcATGATgcccaccgacgccgacctctgGGTCTTTGCCGGCCGCCGCTCCGCCTCCAATGGCGACATGGGCGGCGCCCGAGGCTACTTCATGCGCGGCTGCCGCTTCTGCACCACCGAGGGCACCCTGTGGATCGAGTACGCTCGCTGCGAGATGGAGTGGCTGGCCAAGatggaggccaagaagggcggcgcgggcaagaagaaggccgagcaggagaaCCCACTGGCCGgcgagaagatggacgacgacgacgagatcaagttccacgacgaggaagaggacgacgacgagcacgacGGGGACGATGCGCTGAGgctgccggtgccggccaaggacaaggcgGCGCTGAACGAGGAGGACAGCAGGGCGCTTAAGAACAAcccggccctcgacggcgccatACCGATGGCCATCTTCGACATCTCGCGGAAGCAGCCCTTCTTCGGCCCGGAGACCGCCGAGCGCTTCTTTGACATgttcgccgccttcgccagCAAGGTCTCGTCCGCGGCCAAGATCGTCgcgcacgtcgtcgacgcgaTGCGCGAGCAGGACGCCGCCCACCCGGCGACGTGGAACTGCCACATCCGCCTGCCCCTTGTCGGCGTCAGCCCGGACACGCCGCAGTTCCCGCTTGGCCTGCGCGAGGTGCTGTCGCGCCTGGGCCGCGGCCTGGACGAGACGTCGGACGGGGAGGCTTTGAGGAGCAAGTCTCTTGTGTGGATCGAGCTGATATTGctcgtcaacgacctcgacgagggcatcAGGGCCGTGCTGGAGCATACGAAGGGCAAGTTGCAGTCATAGTTGCTGCTGCTTACGGTTGGGTATTGTACAaagggggtggaggggtaTGGTacaggtggtggtggtacATGGAGAAACGAGAAAGGGGGATACATAAAAGTGTTTTCGGTTTTTTTGTGTGTTTTTCACAACAACGGCGCAAACAACATGACGGGAATTAGAAGCGGCGCCCGGCGGGATGTATCCGGTGTCCCGAATCCTTGATACCACTTGCAGAGTCAGCCTAATCGAACTGGTCAGAACGAAAAACAGAACAAGAAGCACAAGAAGCCAAGAAAGAAAGGCCTGCCGCCTCACGCCGCCGAGTAGTTGGGGAACTTCTTGGACTCCTCGACGGTCCTGTCCCactcgccgtcctcgtcgcgctCCCGAGCCATGCGGATGACCTCGTCCCACTCCTCGCGCGTGACCTTGGTGACGCTCAGCCGGGCCTGCTTCAGCAGCTCCATGTCCCGCAGCGGGCCGGTGGTACTGCGCGACTCCTTGAGCAGGCTCAGCGGCACGATGCGTGGGAACTTGTGTTCGATCTTGACGTGGACGAGGCTCCAACGGCTGCCATCGtgaggggcggcggcgtcgtagTACGGGTTGTCGTTGATGCAGGCGTTCCCTGGCCTGTGTTAGAAGAAGCGTGAGGAGAAGGGGATGTAAGAGAAAACAGGGGCAAATagggggaaagaaaagaataAAACAAAACACACAATCTGGGGAGTGTTCCTTGACGATGCTCATGATGCCCACAACGCCGGGCTCCTTGCAGTTGGAGTGGTAGAAGAAGGCCTTGTCGCCCCTGCGCATCCCCCTGAGGTTATTCCGCGCAACGTAGTTGCGAATGCCTAGTCGCCGTCAATACCGATTCTTCCACAGCGCGCACACATGCGAGCATCAGTCACCTTCCCACCCCTCGGGcgtcttcttggccgccagATCGTCGATGGAGAACTTGATCTCATAGCCGTCCTCAACGCGTACGTCCGGCTCCGACTTCATCAGCCAGTACCGCGGGCCCGGCGGGTCCCTGGGCTCGGCGTCCGGGTTGACGTCCGGGACCGGAGCGTCACGCAGCgcggcgagctcgtccttggtcttcttgggcgGCGCCTCCTTTTTTCCTGCAGCCGGCTTCTAGATGAAAGGCCTGTGAGTACTTGATTTGTCCTTAGACTCgtatacacacacacattaGCCACATGTGTGATAATGACTGAGGGTCCTGCAATTTCAATCAGCGTaccttggccttcttggcgggcttggggttgggctcgtcgtcggcgagtTCGGGCTTGGGTTCCTCGGCTTTCCTCTTGCGATCGCCGGCCACCTTTGGCGGAGCTGCCGAGTTCGCactcttcttgttcttcacCGCTGCCCCCGAGGTCTTGGTCTTTTCGGGCGCTGGCTTCCTCTCGTCcgaagccgtcgtcgttgtcgtcgtcgtgcttgggcgcgtcgacgaccgcAGACTACGAGTGACGGCGGGCATTGTGAGCGGGAATGTGCCGTGGACTGCGCGAGTTTGAGATGCAATGCTTCTGTAGGTGAGAAGGTAGCTTGCTCGTAAAACCATCAAAGTTTCTGGTCCCGCTTGCCTGGTCTGTGAAGCTTGCGACTCTGACTAGGCAACTCACTCATCACAGAAGCGAGATGGTGATAGGAGCACAGTGTTGGTATGACACTGTGACTGATCACACAGTATGCGCTGAATCACGTAATCAGCATGGCAGttcgaagaaaaaaaggcaaGCCacaagtaccctggaaacCTAAATTTGTTTGGATCACGTAATCAAgcaagtaccctggaaagaaaaaggccTGAAGCGTTTTAAACTCTGCTGCCTGCATTGGAACATCGCGGGTTATGTAATCAACCACCCGCGCAAGTACCCTAGAAAGCAAAACTGATCGGTTCTACACTCTACTTCTATCCCTGTGTCTTGTGTGTGTTTCCTGTCACTCGGCCCCAGCACTGTTACTACGACAAATAGAATCATTTCCTTTGCCACAACTCGGAGCTCATTGGATTACACTACATTCACGGAATAACTATGACAAAAGTGTCGTATCCTTTCCAAAGCTCCTTAGTCCGAAACTGACTATTTAGTCTCGAGGACGGATCGGTTATTGCAGTCTTGAGTCGTTGATCCTGATCTCACACAACAGGCCCAGCGAATGATGTTTCTTACGCACCTTTGAGTAGAGAGCAGCCATCATTCTCGCCAACCTCCCATTGCACACTCCACTTACACGCGCCCTTGGATGACAAAGGGAGCATCCAGGCCCACCACGGTCAATCATCTCAGGTCTCGAAACCcctccaacaccatcaaccaACTTCCCATCAATCCCATCCCGTACCCATAACCCACCCTCCCTCATATGTCACACGCCATCTCAAAATGCAGAGAGCCCTCCGAGCCTCGGAttccgccctcgccgccatcggcaacACGCCCCTCGtgcgcctccgccgcctgGTGCCCCCCAACCACGCCGAGGTCTACTTGAAGCTCGAGTACACCAACCCGACCGGCTCCCACAAGGATCGCATGgcggccgccatcatcgagaaggccgagctCAGGGGCGCGCTGAAACCCGGCAtgaaggtcgtcgaggccaccggcggcagcacGGGCTCCTCGCTGGCCTTCGTCTGCGCCGTCCGGGGCTACCGCTTCCAGCCCGCCACCTCGGACGCCTTCGCCCCCGAGAAGCTCAGGACCATGGCCGCCTTCGGCGCCTCCGTCGACATCATTCGGAGCCCCTCGGGACGCATCACTGCCGACCTGATCCCTGCCATGATCCGCCGCGCCcgctccgtcgccgacgaggacagcgCCTACGCGACGGACCAGTTCAacaacgccgacgccctgGTCGGCTACGAAGGCCTGGGCCGCGAAATCCTCGCGCAGCTCCCGGAAGGCGTCGACGCCTTCTGCGCTGCCGTCGGTaccgccggcctggccatGGGCGTCTCGAGTGTCCTCAAGGCCGCACGGCGCGACACCCGCGTCGTCGTGCTGgagccggcctcgacgcccgtcATCACCGAGGGCCGCGCCGGTGcgcacggcgtcgagggcatcggcatcgggTTCCTGCCACCGCTCTTGGACCG is drawn from Colletotrichum destructivum chromosome 6, complete sequence and contains these coding sequences:
- a CDS encoding Putative tryptophan synthase beta chain-like, PALP domain-containing protein, producing the protein MQRALRASDSALAAIGNTPLVRLRRLVPPNHAEVYLKLEYTNPTGSHKDRMAAAIIEKAELRGALKPGMKVVEATGGSTGSSLAFVCAVRGYRFQPATSDAFAPEKLRTMAAFGASVDIIRSPSGRITADLIPAMIRRARSVADEDSAYATDQFNNADALVGYEGLGREILAQLPEGVDAFCAAVGTAGLAMGVSSVLKAARRDTRVVVLEPASTPVITEGRAGAHGVEGIGIGFLPPLLDRALYDEARAVEEDEARAMCRRLAREEGIFAGVSTGMNAVAAIRLARELGPRKRVVTIACDSGLKYLNSDLFHGPQ
- a CDS encoding Putative cytochrome P450; translation: MAPETSHLWLWLGFAAVAGVVYVTGIVVYRLFFHPLAKYPGPLIAKITDGYQLYHAWNGDRHLDFYKLHNQYGNVVRFGPNSLSFNSATSLKDIYGFRTNVRKAEFYDAFVHPAPNTHNARDKEIHARKRRVLAHGFSDSAMKEMERYILGNVRAFTTEVGRGASDETKGWSTPKNMADWCNYLAMDILGDLSFGKAFHMLEAPDNRFALDLIAAATKRHLLCGTMPIVDKLKLDRLLFPTIAAGRARYMAYSKGQLTERTKMGEDTDRRDFFYYLLKARDPETGQGFSVPELWGESNLLIIAGADTTSTAMAATLFYLVRNAAALERVTAEVRGKFANVEDIRQGAALNTCNYLRACIDEAMRLSPSVGGLLPREVLAGGATIDGARVPEGTVVGTPHYTIHHNEAYYPSAYAYAPERWIVGEANPAFGGRATTEEDVARAQSAFCPFSIGARGCIGKGLAYAEMSTALARTLFLYDLRKAVGVEDPAEGRPGRGEGRERVGEMQLFDTFTSMKDGPMLEFRARA
- a CDS encoding Putative EVE domain, PUA-like superfamily protein encodes the protein MVLRASYLLTYRSIASQTRAVHGTFPLTMPAVTRSLRSSTRPSTTTTTTTASDERKPAPEKTKTSGAAVKNKKSANSAAPPKVAGDRKRKAEEPKPELADDEPNPKPAKKAKKPAAGKKEAPPKKTKDELAALRDAPVPDVNPDAEPRDPPGPRYWLMKSEPDVRVEDGYEIKFSIDDLAAKKTPEGWEGIRNYVARNNLRGMRRGDKAFFYHSNCKEPGVVGIMSIVKEHSPDWNACINDNPYYDAAAPHDGSRWSLVHVKIEHKFPRIVPLSLLKESRSTTGPLRDMELLKQARLSVTKVTREEWDEVIRMARERDEDGEWDRTVEESKKFPNYSAA
- a CDS encoding Putative Endonuclease/exonuclease/phosphatase superfamily, with protein sequence MSSKYKGKDSGVALVFNGQWVSWLHTTVAYSAFISAFIVGVSLHYHKIVQNEWYGYPEEWFPSVSATIGDRYPERSFYMFFIAITSGPRFALVGLWYLLTRRPGQTLPKFTFAMGILRTVMCGGFTYVTSTDDHDWHDIFMISYIVASLPWTIGCVLLSPPNPQAIKYRKWIASSFFGTLVPLIYFFIQHKVHRVAGAYTIYAFFEWALILFDVAFDAVTALDFSTFEVVIKDVRGASKGENRSSVPSAVLEKEKEKATAGVLTGPFTWAGALDTAADVYHGFIFWTMLTGLGVCVWYFPLWHMGISGYEAFVMSTILPAVLGIRGIRSLVVSNQRAVHLVSLVGLLAYQVTDPAYRLFTVGFAVATSCLAWTATLWSERAHQSRLESKILAWTIGLIASSTAKFIWWTNNPLWPVMHAANGGWNATGFAIAVVAALRFTRRTPLTAGDYPEDSQKRGSSLLAAFGVGGLFFGMHSLLSDTSTMILWVWDGYPIRGPTSNTYGWMTAVAMTAGLLMGLYRPAVMSSWTAYGIGCVGAAVLTSYHHWFGYYGALTTAVYLMGLSVPFLSNAAKRSPGTTFGLGFFIYNVMVLFHVWVVAYAFVPGGPLVREHTDWVMITTFLLIGAGVFDLTSSQARRRETRRSSPSQHKKYHTVAAAFVNVVFLAAAFMRFPTNDYKPYHAEDRIMTAGIWTIHFSLDNDMWSSEYRMRDLIKELELDVVGLLESDLQRIIMGNRDTTQFLAEDLGMYVDYGPGPNKHTWGSALLSKFPILKSTHHLLPSPVGELAPAIAATLDVYGQEVDVFVFHSGQEEDPEDRRLQTEYLSKLMGESKNPSVLLSYLVTKPLEGNYNTYVSSTSGMHDVDPSDWDRWCEYILYKGLKRTGYARVSRSTITDTELQVAKFVIPQTKEEVQRIEAVDDETRNKRVAEEEVPQGWRFPGMFRGQGVRDHRYHVFSEPRYYNH
- a CDS encoding Putative U3 small nucleolar RNA-associated protein encodes the protein MSVAEKARFYLERSVPQLREWEEKEIFTKDEIRTIVQKRSDFEHRILAPRSKPDDFSAYAKWEHSLETLRAKRCKRMKIGHVVSQHTSQARVLAIYERAVNRHPGRKDLWLEYLAYTADVKATKRWRRTMAAALRMMPTDADLWVFAGRRSASNGDMGGARGYFMRGCRFCTTEGTLWIEYARCEMEWLAKMEAKKGGAGKKKAEQENPLAGEKMDDDDEIKFHDEEEDDDEHDGDDALRLPVPAKDKAALNEEDSRALKNNPALDGAIPMAIFDISRKQPFFGPETAERFFDMFAAFASKVSSAAKIVAHVVDAMREQDAAHPATWNCHIRLPLVGVSPDTPQFPLGLREVLSRLGRGLDETSDGEALRSKSLVWIELILLVNDLDEGIRAVLEHTKGKLQS